Proteins from one Thermoanaerobaculia bacterium genomic window:
- a CDS encoding methylmalonyl-CoA mutase family protein: MPDDGKKSARAIPGATSSGIPIRASYGPEDARGNALPPGEFPYTRGLSADGFRGRFWTMRQYAGFGSARESNARYKYLLERGQTGLSIAFDLPTQIGFDSDDPLARGEVGKVGVAVATIEDMEILTDGLPLDRVSVSMTINSTAAILLALYLAAARRRGFSWAALSGTVQNDVLKEFIARGTYTFPPAPSMKIATDVFEFCRDSVPRWNTISISGYHIREAGATAVEEVAFTLANGIAYVEAALARGLAIDDFAPRLSFFFNAHSNFFEEAAKFRAARALWAEIVRDRFGAKNPRSGYLRFHAQTAGSTLTAQQPPVNVVRTTLEALSAVLGGAQSLHTNAYDEALALPTEDSAKLALRTQQVIAWESGVADVVDPLGGSFLVESWTREIHDRARELIAKIDALGGSLAAIANGFFSRAIEDAAFAAQRQVESGERVIVGVNRFVEEESVVPPLLTIGREVEEDQVRRLRAFRDRRDPKAVERARAALLADARESRNLIPAMLDSVEVGVTLGEIVATLKSEYGEHV; this comes from the coding sequence ATGCCGGACGACGGGAAGAAAAGCGCGCGCGCGATCCCCGGAGCGACATCCTCCGGGATCCCGATCCGCGCGTCCTACGGACCCGAGGACGCGCGGGGGAACGCGCTCCCGCCCGGAGAGTTTCCGTACACGCGGGGGCTCTCCGCCGACGGCTTCCGCGGGCGCTTCTGGACGATGCGGCAATACGCCGGGTTCGGGAGCGCCCGCGAGTCCAACGCCCGGTACAAGTACCTTCTCGAGAGAGGCCAGACCGGGCTGTCGATCGCCTTCGACCTGCCGACCCAGATCGGTTTCGACTCCGACGATCCCCTCGCGCGCGGCGAGGTCGGGAAGGTCGGCGTCGCGGTCGCGACGATCGAGGACATGGAGATCCTGACCGACGGGCTCCCGCTCGACCGCGTTTCCGTCTCGATGACGATCAACTCGACGGCCGCGATCCTCCTGGCGCTCTACCTCGCGGCCGCGCGCCGCCGGGGATTTTCGTGGGCGGCGCTGTCGGGGACCGTGCAGAACGACGTCCTGAAGGAGTTCATCGCGCGGGGCACGTACACGTTCCCGCCCGCGCCGTCGATGAAGATCGCGACCGACGTCTTCGAGTTCTGCCGCGACTCCGTGCCGCGCTGGAACACGATCTCGATCTCGGGGTACCACATCCGGGAGGCGGGCGCGACCGCCGTGGAGGAAGTCGCCTTCACGCTGGCCAACGGAATCGCTTACGTGGAGGCGGCGCTCGCGCGCGGGCTCGCGATCGACGACTTCGCGCCGCGCCTGTCGTTTTTCTTCAATGCGCACTCGAACTTCTTCGAGGAGGCTGCGAAATTCCGCGCCGCGCGGGCGCTGTGGGCCGAGATCGTGCGCGACCGGTTCGGGGCGAAGAACCCGCGCTCCGGCTACCTGCGCTTCCACGCCCAGACGGCCGGCTCGACGCTCACGGCGCAGCAGCCGCCGGTCAACGTCGTCCGGACGACCCTCGAGGCGCTGTCGGCCGTTCTCGGCGGCGCGCAGTCGCTCCACACCAACGCCTACGACGAGGCGCTCGCGCTGCCGACGGAAGACTCGGCCAAGCTCGCGCTCCGCACGCAGCAGGTGATCGCCTGGGAATCGGGCGTCGCGGACGTCGTCGATCCGCTCGGAGGGTCGTTCCTCGTCGAATCCTGGACGCGCGAGATCCACGACCGCGCGCGGGAGCTCATCGCGAAGATCGACGCGCTCGGCGGATCGCTCGCGGCGATCGCCAACGGCTTCTTTTCCCGGGCGATCGAGGACGCGGCGTTTGCGGCGCAGCGGCAGGTCGAGTCGGGAGAGCGGGTGATCGTGGGCGTCAATCGCTTCGTCGAGGAGGAATCGGTCGTGCCTCCGCTCCTGACGATCGGACGGGAGGTCGAGGAGGACCAGGTGCGTCGCCTGCGCGCGTTTCGCGACCGCCGGGACCCGAAAGCGGTCGAACGGGCCCGCGCCGCTCTGCTCGCCGACGCCCGTGAGAGCCGGAACCTGATCCCCGCGATGCTCGATTCGGTCGAGGTGGGCGTCACGCTCGGAGAGATCGTCGCGACGCTCAAATCCGAGTACGGCGAGCACGTCTGA
- a CDS encoding DUF4388 domain-containing protein yields MANHLSGRIESFDVVDLIQWLEVRRASGRLTLTRGSDRKTIDWKNGDIVYVSGGRPADRLGQALLRSRAVPVSCLYSSLARNLASGTKLTRVLLEEDWIPRDSLAELVGALAEKLLKDVLTWTRGRFEFDPDYQTEDLLQIHLKIKGQVIAFHAVKAMDDTVRFDRSRAGDELDGEGWEQEFRPEAVEDGFWDVVARSGEDDIGAAKGRELFVQFRRFAAALHSRLAAPVAFFPIFDDTARFTAEILASEEAAAASERLLGLAQLDPFFAVNLLMLANAFAVGGTRRVGTLREAARRIGDAAFRTLACALIAPDRTPLPAADAIPRALRRGSLAAAVAASHAAPRWKAGREEAYAAGLLHAVPYADLLEAVARAPLPAGRFRAATLEHFRPVVGRIRAEAWRATAEIADVLSDAGNPRESPLLSAVRFARAALPQCAIGAIPVLGRKPPALDSESRAEVRRLFEFLGLGQP; encoded by the coding sequence TTGGCTAATCATCTCTCCGGCAGGATCGAGAGCTTCGACGTCGTCGATCTCATCCAGTGGCTCGAAGTGCGCCGCGCGTCCGGGCGGCTCACGCTGACGCGCGGGTCGGATCGAAAGACGATCGACTGGAAGAACGGCGACATCGTCTACGTCTCCGGCGGCAGGCCCGCGGACCGGCTGGGCCAGGCGCTTTTGCGCTCGCGCGCCGTGCCGGTCTCCTGCCTTTACTCCTCACTCGCCCGGAACCTCGCCTCGGGCACGAAGCTCACGCGCGTCCTCCTCGAGGAGGACTGGATTCCACGCGACTCGCTCGCGGAGCTCGTCGGGGCTCTGGCGGAGAAGCTCCTGAAGGACGTCCTCACCTGGACGCGCGGGCGTTTCGAGTTCGACCCCGACTACCAGACCGAGGACCTCCTCCAGATCCACCTGAAGATCAAGGGACAGGTGATCGCCTTCCACGCGGTCAAGGCCATGGACGACACGGTCCGCTTCGATCGCTCGCGCGCGGGCGACGAGCTCGACGGGGAGGGGTGGGAGCAGGAGTTCCGGCCCGAGGCCGTCGAGGACGGGTTCTGGGACGTCGTCGCGAGGAGCGGCGAGGACGACATCGGCGCGGCCAAGGGGCGGGAGCTTTTCGTCCAGTTCCGGCGGTTCGCGGCGGCCCTCCATTCGAGGCTCGCCGCGCCCGTCGCATTCTTCCCGATCTTCGACGACACGGCGCGCTTCACGGCGGAGATTCTCGCTTCCGAAGAGGCGGCGGCCGCCTCCGAGCGCCTCCTCGGTCTCGCGCAGCTCGATCCCTTCTTCGCGGTCAACCTGCTCATGCTCGCCAATGCGTTCGCCGTCGGCGGCACGCGGCGCGTCGGGACCCTCCGGGAAGCGGCCCGGCGGATCGGCGACGCCGCGTTCCGCACGCTCGCCTGCGCGCTGATCGCGCCCGATCGGACGCCGCTTCCGGCCGCGGACGCGATCCCGAGAGCGCTGCGGCGCGGCTCGCTCGCGGCGGCCGTCGCCGCCTCGCACGCGGCTCCGCGGTGGAAAGCCGGGCGCGAAGAGGCTTACGCGGCCGGGCTGCTGCACGCGGTGCCGTATGCCGATCTCCTCGAGGCGGTCGCGCGCGCGCCGCTCCCCGCCGGGCGTTTCCGGGCGGCGACCCTCGAGCATTTTCGCCCCGTCGTCGGAAGGATCCGCGCCGAGGCCTGGCGGGCGACCGCCGAGATCGCCGACGTGCTCTCCGACGCCGGCAACCCCCGGGAATCGCCGCTCCTCTCGGCCGTCCGGTTCGCGCGCGCGGCGCTCCCTCAGTGCGCGATCGGCGCCATCCCCGTGCTCGGCCGCAAACCGCCGGCGCTCGATTCCGAATCGCGCGCGGAAGTCCGCCGTCTCTTCGAGTTCCTCGGCCTCGGCCAGCCGTGA
- a CDS encoding glycosyltransferase family 39 protein, producing KKKSELGAAYKVLVALVALFALTVRLLRLDHFSFWLDEIMQASFIRGTWSECWGSLKFDAVHPPLDYVIDRLFGLLGPTDAARRLCPVVWGTLSILAIGFLVGRRAGRRAGLLSAVFVAAAPFHVRYSQELRPYSLGLLTFLTALLCLDGFLRWGGGRRLVVLYLACLATAYSLYIAAIVLGIAAAAMLIDEARSPDAARSRRARRFLLWSPAFLALLFVAYLPWLPVVRVAAGRTPETAAPPLSWTRLGALFSFYGFAPNEGYAPGAGDLAYAALAATGAFCALRRRGTRFVVIGMVGGAFVIESLEHVHPHFAVSRHFLPVGIVIPILAAIAVARLGNRSLLRIGATAAVVLLVLAGDLHGLRSYFRDGRPDWRPLARFLNARPAGERIITENAYAQVCLAYYVEGPYWLRRSHPWTRPLDSVAGDPRAISKFWSPGQDASLVLVHAGSQSPALKEWARPFPSLRFPTAEGGAIVKRLDHQIRPAALP from the coding sequence AAAAAAAAAATCCGAGCTCGGCGCCGCTTACAAGGTGCTGGTCGCGCTCGTCGCCCTCTTCGCGCTGACGGTTCGTCTGCTTCGCCTCGATCATTTCTCCTTTTGGCTCGACGAGATCATGCAGGCCTCGTTCATTCGCGGGACGTGGTCGGAATGCTGGGGATCGCTCAAATTCGACGCGGTCCATCCTCCGTTGGATTACGTGATCGATCGGCTCTTTGGCCTTCTCGGTCCGACCGACGCGGCGCGACGGCTGTGTCCCGTCGTGTGGGGCACGCTCTCGATTCTCGCGATCGGGTTTCTCGTCGGGCGACGCGCCGGGCGGCGGGCGGGGCTTCTCTCCGCCGTGTTCGTCGCCGCCGCTCCGTTTCACGTTCGTTACTCACAGGAGCTGCGGCCATATTCGCTCGGTCTCCTGACCTTCCTGACGGCGCTGCTCTGTCTCGACGGCTTCCTCCGATGGGGAGGCGGACGGCGACTGGTCGTTCTCTATCTGGCATGCCTCGCCACGGCCTACTCCCTGTACATCGCCGCGATCGTGCTGGGCATCGCCGCTGCCGCCATGCTGATCGACGAAGCGAGATCGCCTGATGCGGCGCGGTCGCGGCGGGCGAGACGATTCCTCCTCTGGAGTCCCGCATTCCTCGCCCTGCTCTTCGTCGCTTACCTGCCGTGGCTTCCCGTCGTCCGCGTCGCGGCCGGACGGACGCCGGAAACCGCCGCTCCGCCCCTGTCGTGGACGCGCCTCGGCGCCCTTTTCTCGTTCTACGGATTCGCTCCGAACGAAGGCTACGCGCCAGGCGCCGGCGATCTCGCGTACGCGGCGCTGGCGGCGACCGGTGCGTTTTGCGCCCTGAGGCGCCGCGGAACCCGCTTCGTCGTCATCGGCATGGTGGGCGGGGCCTTCGTGATCGAATCGCTCGAGCACGTCCATCCGCATTTCGCCGTCTCGCGTCATTTCCTGCCGGTCGGCATCGTGATCCCGATCCTCGCGGCGATCGCCGTGGCACGCCTCGGAAACCGGAGCCTGCTGCGCATCGGCGCAACCGCGGCCGTCGTTCTCCTGGTCCTCGCCGGCGATCTTCACGGGCTGCGGTCGTATTTTCGGGACGGCCGCCCCGACTGGCGCCCGCTGGCCCGTTTCCTGAACGCCCGACCCGCCGGAGAAAGGATCATCACGGAGAATGCGTACGCGCAGGTGTGTCTGGCCTACTACGTCGAGGGACCGTATTGGCTCCGTCGCTCGCACCCCTGGACGCGGCCGCTCGACTCCGTCGCCGGCGACCCGAGGGCCATTTCGAAGTTCTGGTCACCGGGACAGGACGCGTCGCTCGTGCTCGTCCATGCCGGCTCCCAATCGCCGGCGCTGAAGGAATGGGCGCGCCCCTTCCCTTCCCTGAGGTTTCCGACCGCCGAAGGGGGCGCGATCGTCAAGCGCCTCGACCACCAGATCCGTCCGGCGGCGCTCCCCTGA